A region of Pseudarthrobacter sp. NIBRBAC000502770 DNA encodes the following proteins:
- a CDS encoding peptidoglycan bridge formation glycyltransferase FemA/FemB family protein → MNTVSAATRLQYANLSDADFEAFALKHPQNSFLQSIDFARFQRARGQQVELFGVRRDGELVAAGKLNFTTTRLGYTVCECAKGPLMDYTDRELVGDVVGLLRKHAAGRKAAELRISPNIRYIARDADGAEQPDVEDNRPLVADLERLGFQHQGLDMNFVNVNWMFIKNLVGIQDAEELIMGTSYRTRKAIRKAEKNGVFLEQATLETLDDFYGALSRAGDEKGFVYRERAYYENLLRTTSAEFTKLMMAKIDIPAYRKSITERLAAESATAAELRREVEETGSKKKANRLKVVQDLVDSYERSLKDIERFPDSVGTATVAAIHFVCYGDEVVCVIGGTVQDYIYFNGATSLYWGMMLHALEKGYPRYNFYGTFGISGQDEEGHGGYEFKKGFGGEVVQLVGDFVLPVRPAIFHANKLARSAAAAARTLLGKLPLKRPS, encoded by the coding sequence TTGAACACAGTTTCCGCCGCTACCAGGCTTCAGTACGCCAACCTCAGCGACGCCGACTTCGAGGCCTTCGCCCTGAAGCACCCGCAGAACAGTTTCCTGCAGTCCATCGACTTTGCCCGCTTCCAGCGCGCCCGTGGACAGCAGGTGGAACTCTTCGGAGTCCGGCGCGACGGCGAACTTGTCGCCGCCGGAAAGCTCAACTTCACCACCACCCGGCTGGGATACACCGTCTGCGAATGCGCCAAGGGCCCCCTCATGGACTACACGGACCGCGAACTGGTGGGCGACGTCGTCGGGCTCCTCCGCAAGCATGCGGCCGGCCGCAAAGCCGCTGAGCTGCGGATCTCTCCCAACATCCGGTACATCGCCCGGGACGCCGACGGCGCGGAGCAGCCGGACGTCGAAGACAACCGGCCGCTGGTGGCAGACCTGGAGCGACTGGGATTCCAGCACCAGGGCCTGGACATGAACTTCGTCAACGTCAACTGGATGTTCATCAAGAACCTGGTAGGGATCCAGGACGCCGAAGAACTGATCATGGGCACCAGCTACCGGACGCGGAAAGCCATCCGCAAGGCGGAGAAGAACGGCGTCTTCCTCGAACAGGCCACCCTGGAAACCCTCGACGATTTCTACGGCGCACTGAGCCGCGCCGGCGACGAAAAGGGCTTCGTGTACCGCGAACGCGCCTACTACGAGAACCTGCTCCGCACCACCTCCGCGGAATTCACCAAGCTGATGATGGCCAAGATCGACATCCCGGCCTACCGCAAGTCCATTACCGAACGCCTGGCCGCGGAGTCAGCCACGGCAGCCGAACTCCGCCGCGAGGTTGAGGAGACAGGCAGCAAGAAGAAGGCGAACCGGCTCAAGGTGGTCCAGGACCTGGTGGACAGCTACGAGCGGAGCCTGAAGGACATCGAGCGCTTCCCCGACTCGGTCGGAACGGCAACCGTGGCAGCCATCCATTTTGTTTGCTACGGCGACGAGGTGGTGTGCGTCATCGGAGGCACCGTCCAGGACTACATCTACTTCAACGGCGCAACCTCCCTCTACTGGGGAATGATGCTGCACGCCCTGGAGAAGGGCTACCCGCGCTACAACTTCTATGGCACGTTCGGCATCTCCGGGCAGGACGAGGAAGGCCACGGCGGCTACGAGTTCAAGAAGGGCTTCGGCGGTGAGGTGGTCCAGCTGGTGGGCGACTTCGTCCTGCCGGTGCGTCCGGCCATCTTCCATGCCAACAAGCTCGCCAGGTCCGCCGCGGCGGCCGCCCGCACACTGCTGGGCAAACTGCCGCTGAAGCGCCCATCCTGA
- a CDS encoding siderophore-interacting protein produces the protein MSTVPAATSATKKSRPQVNLTVLRKEQLSPHMVRIVAGGEGFGDFINNGFVDRYVKIIFPQPDVQYPSPLDLEVVRETMPRDQWPFTRTYTVRWVDPETRELAIDFVVHGDEGLAGPWAAKAQPGETLTFTGPGGAYNPNPGADWYLFAGDEAALPAIAASIEALPAGATGLAFLEVGSEADIQPLSAPAGLQVTWLPRNGTPAGSSDLLVKAVADAEWPSGMVDVFAHGERGYMKALREVLFKQRGLERGQVSLSGYWAQGRVEDVFQAEKKLPVGQI, from the coding sequence ATGAGCACTGTCCCCGCCGCCACCAGCGCAACCAAGAAGAGCCGTCCGCAGGTCAACCTCACCGTACTGCGCAAGGAGCAGCTGTCCCCGCACATGGTCCGGATCGTGGCCGGCGGAGAGGGTTTCGGCGACTTCATCAACAACGGGTTCGTTGACCGGTACGTGAAGATCATTTTCCCGCAGCCGGACGTGCAGTACCCCTCCCCGTTGGACCTGGAGGTTGTCCGGGAAACCATGCCGCGCGACCAGTGGCCCTTCACCCGCACCTATACGGTCCGCTGGGTGGACCCGGAAACCCGGGAACTGGCCATCGACTTCGTGGTCCACGGCGACGAAGGGCTCGCCGGTCCTTGGGCGGCCAAGGCCCAGCCGGGCGAGACCCTGACGTTCACCGGCCCGGGCGGTGCGTACAATCCCAATCCCGGGGCCGACTGGTATCTCTTTGCCGGTGACGAAGCGGCCCTGCCTGCCATCGCCGCCAGCATCGAGGCCCTCCCGGCAGGGGCAACCGGCCTTGCCTTCCTGGAGGTGGGCTCCGAAGCCGACATCCAGCCCCTTTCGGCGCCTGCGGGTCTGCAGGTGACCTGGCTGCCCCGCAACGGCACCCCGGCCGGTTCCAGCGACCTGCTGGTCAAGGCCGTGGCGGACGCCGAATGGCCCAGCGGCATGGTGGACGTCTTTGCGCACGGCGAACGCGGCTACATGAAGGCGCTGCGGGAGGTCCTGTTCAAGCAGCGCGGCCTCGAACGCGGCCAGGTGTCCCTCTCCGGTTACTGGGCGCAGGGCCGGGTGGAGGACGTGTTCCAGGCTGAAAAGAAACTTCCGGTCGGCCAGATCTAG
- a CDS encoding peptidoglycan bridge formation glycyltransferase FemA/FemB family protein: MSARIQKYRNRAQTRLDTAPLREFTARFATAEEIENWDKHVTANPNGGNMLQSAAYASVKNGSGWKVRFLVLEGGGNSSYNLVLEKSFPVLGRLWYLIKGPDLAGAADLGPALEACARLVRGRRLNVFTIKVEPDIIDSDDARRELAAANLAKAPNIQSNDSTALLDISGTEEEVFKAVSSRARNAIRRAEREGCQVVRQEHGPETYRTLYDLMANTVSAKGSMPLRSYDYYARFWDEFCNRGQGNFFFTYEDGKPSVGAFVINYGAKATYKDGGSTQNRKQYGDSHLVQWTAIKRMQELGCTEYDFCGTPPAARIKDKAHNLYGMGMFKTSFTKTVTDFVGCHDYVLSPLRHRLWVNGGEKVFRRIETARTGQQFY, translated from the coding sequence ATGTCCGCACGCATCCAGAAGTACCGAAACCGCGCACAAACCCGATTGGACACGGCCCCCTTGCGAGAATTCACCGCACGTTTTGCCACAGCCGAGGAAATTGAGAACTGGGACAAGCACGTCACGGCCAACCCGAACGGCGGCAACATGCTGCAATCCGCCGCCTACGCATCGGTCAAGAACGGAAGTGGCTGGAAAGTCCGGTTCCTGGTGCTGGAAGGCGGAGGGAACTCCAGCTACAACCTGGTCCTGGAAAAGAGCTTTCCCGTCCTGGGCCGGCTCTGGTACCTCATTAAGGGCCCTGACCTGGCAGGGGCAGCGGACCTGGGACCTGCCCTCGAAGCGTGCGCCCGGTTGGTCCGCGGCAGGAGGCTGAACGTCTTCACCATCAAGGTGGAACCGGACATCATCGACTCCGACGACGCGCGGCGGGAACTCGCAGCGGCCAACCTGGCCAAGGCCCCCAACATCCAGTCCAACGACTCCACCGCCCTGCTGGACATCTCCGGCACGGAAGAGGAAGTGTTCAAGGCCGTCTCCTCCCGCGCCCGGAACGCCATCCGGCGTGCAGAGCGTGAGGGCTGCCAGGTGGTCCGGCAGGAGCATGGGCCGGAAACCTACCGGACGTTGTACGACCTGATGGCCAATACCGTCAGCGCAAAGGGATCCATGCCGCTCCGCAGCTACGACTACTACGCCCGGTTCTGGGACGAGTTCTGCAACCGCGGCCAGGGCAACTTCTTCTTCACCTACGAGGACGGAAAACCCAGCGTCGGCGCCTTCGTGATCAACTACGGTGCCAAGGCTACCTACAAGGACGGCGGCTCCACCCAGAACCGCAAGCAATACGGGGATTCGCACCTGGTGCAGTGGACTGCCATTAAACGGATGCAGGAACTCGGCTGCACGGAATACGACTTCTGTGGAACCCCGCCGGCTGCGCGCATCAAGGACAAGGCCCACAACCTCTACGGCATGGGGATGTTCAAGACCAGCTTCACCAAGACCGTCACCGACTTTGTGGGCTGCCACGACTACGTCCTGTCCCCACTCCGGCACCGGCTCTGGGTCAACGGAGGAGAAAAGGTGTTCCGCCGGATCGAAACCGCACGCACCGGCCAGCAGTTCTACTGA
- a CDS encoding threonine/serine exporter ThrE family protein, giving the protein MTNRPERPGSRPTTDGLPKTEPLTPAQLRQDAAAKRMLRRLVQGENPPTAPLSIVDRLAGSPYANPTIQVGGVDTSARKTLDFALHLAETMFRYGAGALEVETSIIAVTAALGLKNIEVDITNQSVGINYAPKDQTPIALLRVVRSWTNNYAGLAKVHQLVTDIVAGGVGRDEAIRRLNEAITSPKPYPRWMVTVAFGIFAAVFVGVLGGGPVSSAIAFAANIGISLLARQLGRWRVPDFFITASCSFVVTILALLLWQLGLTTSPSIVVVGGILLLLPTGRLVSSVQDAINGFPVTAAGRFLSTLLTFGAIVAGIAVAFVVGELTGLQRIDVTQTFPPAYDLWVLILFVAAAVMAIGITEQTTWKLLLPTAAVGVAGYLVLLGCGVLGIGDRFSPAIAAVVIGLLARVVALRMGAPQLVVAVPAALILLPGLTIFRSMYVLTVEESEVLAGAGGMLSAGAIVLGTAGGIVLGDVLARPLTRSLASNERRRARRR; this is encoded by the coding sequence ATGACCAACCGGCCCGAACGGCCCGGGTCCAGGCCGACAACTGACGGCCTGCCCAAGACTGAACCGCTGACCCCTGCGCAGCTCCGGCAGGATGCTGCGGCCAAACGGATGCTGCGCCGCCTGGTCCAGGGCGAGAACCCTCCCACGGCTCCGTTAAGCATTGTGGACCGGCTGGCGGGCAGCCCGTACGCCAACCCCACCATCCAGGTGGGCGGCGTGGACACCTCAGCGCGCAAGACCTTGGACTTTGCCTTGCACCTGGCGGAAACCATGTTCCGTTACGGCGCCGGAGCCCTCGAAGTCGAAACCAGCATCATCGCGGTCACGGCCGCCCTGGGGCTGAAGAACATCGAGGTGGACATCACCAACCAGTCCGTCGGCATCAACTACGCGCCCAAGGACCAGACTCCCATCGCCCTGCTGCGCGTGGTGAGGTCATGGACCAACAACTACGCGGGCCTGGCAAAGGTGCACCAGCTGGTCACCGACATCGTCGCCGGCGGCGTGGGCCGTGACGAGGCGATCCGCAGGCTCAACGAGGCCATCACCAGTCCCAAGCCGTACCCCCGGTGGATGGTTACCGTGGCGTTCGGCATCTTCGCGGCGGTGTTCGTGGGAGTTCTGGGCGGCGGCCCGGTGTCATCGGCGATCGCGTTCGCGGCAAATATCGGAATCAGCCTGCTGGCCCGGCAGTTGGGACGCTGGCGGGTCCCTGACTTCTTCATCACCGCCAGCTGCTCCTTTGTGGTCACCATCCTGGCACTGCTGTTGTGGCAGCTGGGGCTCACCACGTCACCGTCAATTGTGGTGGTGGGCGGCATCCTGCTGCTCCTGCCCACCGGCCGCCTGGTGTCCTCCGTGCAGGACGCCATCAACGGCTTCCCCGTAACCGCGGCGGGCCGGTTCCTGTCCACCCTCCTGACCTTCGGCGCCATCGTGGCAGGAATCGCCGTTGCCTTCGTCGTGGGGGAGCTCACCGGCCTGCAGCGCATCGACGTCACCCAGACTTTCCCGCCCGCCTACGACCTCTGGGTCCTCATTCTCTTCGTGGCTGCAGCGGTGATGGCCATCGGCATCACGGAACAGACCACCTGGAAGCTGCTGCTGCCCACGGCGGCCGTTGGCGTCGCCGGTTACCTGGTGCTGCTCGGCTGCGGAGTGTTGGGTATCGGCGACCGGTTCTCACCTGCCATCGCCGCCGTCGTCATTGGCCTGCTCGCCCGGGTGGTGGCACTGCGCATGGGGGCACCGCAGCTGGTAGTGGCGGTGCCCGCGGCACTGATCCTGCTGCCTGGCCTCACAATATTCCGGTCAATGTACGTGCTCACCGTTGAGGAATCCGAGGTCCTGGCGGGCGCCGGCGGGATGCTCAGTGCCGGTGCCATCGTGCTGGGCACGGCAGGGGGCATCGTCCTGGGCGACGTGCTGGCCCGCCCCCTGACCCGCAGCCTTGCCAGCAACGAGCGGCGCCGGGCGCGCCGCCGCTAG